GGTCGTTGGATGCGAGCATCACGGTCGGCGTCTCATTCTGGGCGGCCACCGAGCGCACCGGCGCAAGGAAGCCCAAACAGAGCGTGACCAGTACGATCCAGATCAGCGGGCGCGGCAGTGAACTCTTAGACATACACCCTCCTGTGTTTCGATGCGTTCCGCCATCCCGCCGGCCATGCAGGGCAACGGGCCGTTCATGCTGGGATTGGAGGTGGCCGGTCGAGGGATGGCTGCGTTCCCGTTCGGTACGCGCAGGCGCACGTCCGGAGTATCTTTGCGGCGGAAACGTTGCCGGCGAAATAGAAGGCCGTGAACGACGCGTAAATTGGCGTTACCACCGGTTTACACCGGGGTGCGCGGTTCGCGCGCACCCCGAGGGGCCGGGCCTCGCGCGTCGTGATAGACTGATCGGCAGATCGTTGCGGACGAAAATCCGGGACGACAGCACCGCCGCTGCGGTACATCACCGGAGGGAGATTTGCAGCATCGTTTCGTGAAGATCGCGTGGCTGATCGCGGTCGGAGGCGCGCTGGTGAGCTGCGCCCCGAGTCCCGCGCCCTCCGCCTCGCGGGCGGTGGAGTCGCCGGCGACGCAGGCTCAGCGGACTCTGGTCATCGCGGTTCGCGGTGAGCTCCCGAGCGTCGCGGCGAAGCCGATCGTTCCGGTGACGGGCGCGCTCGCGCCGCCGACCACCCTCTTCAACGCGACGCTCGACTACTCGGACGAGCGCGGCATCCCGCAGCCCTATCTCGCGGAGGCGCTGCCCCAGGTCAACACCGAGACGTGGCGTGTCTTGCCGGACGGGCGCATGGAAACGCAATACACCCTGAAGCCGAACCTTACGTGGCAGGATGGGACGACACTCACAGCGGACGACTTCGTGTTCGGATGGCGCGTGTACGCGACCCCGGACTTCGGCGTCTCCACGGCGCCGCCAGTCGGCCAGATGGAGGAGGTGAGCGCGCCCGACGCGCGAACCGTCCTGATTCGATGGAAGGGACTCTACGGTGACGCGATTTCGATGCAGAATGACTTCCAGGCGCTGCCGCGTCACCTTCTCCAGGATTCGCTCGGCCAGCTCGATCCGGTCGCCTTCGCAGGCCTCGCCTTTTGGACCGGCGAGTATGTGGGGCTCGGCCCGTATCGCGTGAGCGGCTGGGAGCCAGGGACCTACATCGACGGGACCGCGTTCGATGGGTATGTCTTCGGGCGACCGAAGATCGACAAGATTCGGGTCCAGGTGTTCAGCGATCCGAACGCAGCCATGGCTGGTCTCCTGTCCGGCCAAGTGCACTTCGTGGGCGACTTCGTCTTCTCGGAGACCGACGGGGCGACCCTCGAGGAACGGTGGGCGGGCACCGAAGGGGGGAAGGTGCTCTATGCCCCGGTCGAGCTGCGCCTGTCCGTGATCCAGCTCCGTCCGGAGTATGCGGACCCGGCTGCTCTCCTGGACGTGCGCGTTCGCCACGCGCTCGCCGATTCTATCGACGCCGCAACCGCAGTGGAGGTCCTCTCCGACAACAAGGGGTTGCTCACGACGACCCTCACGACACCGGCCTCGCCGTACTACAGCCAGATCGAGCCGGTGATCACCAAGCACGGGTACGACCCCCGACAGGCGCAGCAATATCTCGAGGAGGCGGGCTACGTCAAAGGGGCGAACGGCATCTATGCGGATCGTTCGGGCAAGTCCCTGTCGCTCGGCGTGTGGTCTTCGAGCGGACCGAAGAACGAGCGCGAGGCGGCCGTCTACGCCGACAGCATGCGCCGCGTGGGAATCGAC
This DNA window, taken from Chloroflexota bacterium, encodes the following:
- a CDS encoding ABC transporter substrate-binding protein, with amino-acid sequence MQHRFVKIAWLIAVGGALVSCAPSPAPSASRAVESPATQAQRTLVIAVRGELPSVAAKPIVPVTGALAPPTTLFNATLDYSDERGIPQPYLAEALPQVNTETWRVLPDGRMETQYTLKPNLTWQDGTTLTADDFVFGWRVYATPDFGVSTAPPVGQMEEVSAPDARTVLIRWKGLYGDAISMQNDFQALPRHLLQDSLGQLDPVAFAGLAFWTGEYVGLGPYRVSGWEPGTYIDGTAFDGYVFGRPKIDKIRVQVFSDPNAAMAGLLSGQVHFVGDFVFSETDGATLEERWAGTEGGKVLYAPVELRLSVIQLRPEYADPAALLDVRVRHALADSIDAATAVEVLSDNKGLLTTTLTTPASPYYSQIEPVITKHGYDPRQAQQYLEEAGYVKGANGIYADRSGKSLSLGVWSSSGPKNEREAAVYADSMRRVGIDASTNVFSAEQLRDAQARALIPGVGIRGFGQKRIEAYTSQQIPRPENRWQGDNRGGWSNAEYDQLMASYVKTLDTNQRVQQLAQMEKIFSEEVPGIPHFFSAIVNAHTSDIQGPVARQTPESGIGYLYVHKWTWRS